A single window of Dehalococcoidia bacterium DNA harbors:
- a CDS encoding alpha/beta hydrolase, producing the protein METVRSKDGTAIAFERSGSGPPLVLVHGTTADHTRWAPVLPELERHFTVLAMDRRGRGGSGDSETYDIEREYEDVAAVVDAAGPGTSLLGHSYGALCSLEAALRTPNLRKLVLYEPPFPVDGIEIYAPGLEARLQALLDAGDREAMLTTFFREAAGASEQEMAALKAAPSWQARLAAAHTALREFADAEYVFDAGRIANLKVPTLLLVGGASPPSLTRPSAMLAAALPEARVAVMPGQGHTAMNTAPDLFVREVLSFLTA; encoded by the coding sequence ATGGAGACGGTCAGGTCGAAGGACGGGACGGCCATCGCATTCGAGCGCAGCGGCAGCGGGCCGCCGCTGGTGCTGGTGCATGGGACGACGGCGGACCACACGCGCTGGGCGCCGGTGCTGCCGGAGCTCGAGAGGCACTTCACGGTGCTGGCGATGGACCGGCGCGGCCGCGGCGGCAGCGGCGACAGCGAGACGTACGACATCGAGCGGGAGTACGAGGACGTCGCGGCGGTTGTGGATGCGGCCGGGCCGGGCACGAGCCTGCTCGGCCACTCGTACGGCGCACTGTGCTCGCTGGAGGCCGCGCTGCGGACGCCGAACCTGCGCAAGCTGGTGCTCTATGAGCCGCCGTTTCCGGTCGACGGGATCGAGATATATGCTCCGGGACTGGAGGCAAGGCTGCAGGCACTGCTGGACGCCGGCGACAGGGAGGCGATGCTGACCACGTTCTTCCGGGAAGCGGCCGGGGCCTCGGAGCAGGAGATGGCCGCGCTGAAGGCGGCACCGTCCTGGCAGGCGAGGCTGGCGGCGGCGCACACGGCGCTGCGCGAGTTCGCGGACGCCGAATACGTCTTCGACGCCGGGCGTATCGCCAACCTGAAGGTGCCGACGCTACTCCTTGTCGGCGGGGCCAGCCCGCCCTCGCTCACCCGGCCCTCGGCGATGCTGGCCGCGGCGCTGCCGGAAGCTCGCGTCGCGGTCATGCCGGGACAGGGCCATACGGCCATGAATACGGCCCCTGACCTCTTTGTCCGGGAAGTGCTGTCCTTCCTGACCGCGTAG
- a CDS encoding ABC transporter substrate-binding protein — MYTRVDTTDKAKPGGTYNSVLATDVVTLDPLSAATFNTLDIVAAFTYPKMLQFSLSKYPKLSKGEVEGQLAESYELSADHLTLTFKVRPGMRWDSRAPTNGREIDSSDVVFSWNKYAQVSPLRGDFVYSSSNPSAPVESVSAPDSRTVVFKLHHPDASIVQLFATSVLFYNMPKESDGGFDPKGTVRGYGPYVLEDYRPSTQFLWAKSPNYYVKNRPFMDKISLPIVPEYATRLSQFKAGNVWTPVHRQEDILPTKKDLPVLNLLQGADFPKTPWFLSFGYEGNSPFKDERMRQAVSLIFDKETIIDITSNRPAFESQGLPIPVRYMATIGPGWEGYWIDPQDEKKFGANSKYYKYDVPEAKKLMAAAGYTGSEVALYYNQGQQYGTQYLQVGEALAGMFNDGGLKTKSDPREYQNDWLPNFYYGYAAGNKGFTGVKWMAERTYPTVASQLFATLHKDGPRFVGMTPTGNNAQQGDPKVNADVEKIRNEFDLEKQQALVHDLLRYMAGKAYYIPVQFPVGTPGFSLYWPCVSNLGAYVGFAGSNTAAETGLHLWIDTTKPPLGPG, encoded by the coding sequence TTGTACACGCGCGTCGACACCACGGACAAGGCGAAGCCGGGCGGCACCTACAACTCCGTCCTCGCCACGGACGTGGTCACCCTGGACCCGCTGTCCGCGGCGACCTTCAACACCCTGGACATCGTCGCCGCCTTTACATATCCGAAGATGCTGCAGTTCTCGCTCAGCAAGTACCCCAAGCTGAGCAAAGGCGAGGTCGAGGGCCAGCTGGCGGAGTCGTACGAGCTCAGCGCCGACCACCTGACCCTCACCTTCAAGGTCCGGCCCGGCATGCGCTGGGACTCGCGCGCGCCGACTAACGGCCGCGAGATCGACTCCAGCGACGTGGTCTTCAGCTGGAACAAGTACGCCCAGGTCAGCCCCCTGCGCGGCGACTTCGTCTACAGCTCCAGCAACCCCTCGGCCCCGGTCGAGTCCGTTTCGGCGCCGGACAGCCGCACGGTTGTCTTCAAGCTGCACCATCCTGACGCTTCGATAGTGCAGCTCTTCGCGACGTCCGTGCTTTTCTACAACATGCCGAAGGAGTCCGACGGCGGGTTCGACCCGAAGGGGACGGTAAGAGGCTACGGCCCCTACGTCCTCGAGGACTACCGCCCCTCGACGCAGTTCCTCTGGGCGAAATCCCCGAACTATTACGTCAAGAATCGGCCCTTCATGGACAAGATCTCGCTGCCCATCGTGCCGGAGTACGCGACGCGCCTGTCGCAGTTCAAAGCCGGCAACGTCTGGACGCCGGTGCACCGGCAGGAGGACATCCTGCCCACGAAGAAGGACCTCCCGGTCCTCAACCTGCTCCAGGGCGCCGACTTCCCAAAAACGCCGTGGTTCCTCTCCTTCGGCTACGAGGGCAACTCGCCCTTCAAGGACGAGCGCATGCGCCAGGCGGTGTCACTGATCTTCGACAAAGAGACCATCATCGACATCACGTCGAACCGTCCGGCATTCGAGTCCCAGGGCCTGCCGATCCCGGTGCGCTACATGGCCACGATCGGCCCGGGCTGGGAGGGGTACTGGATCGACCCCCAGGACGAGAAGAAGTTCGGGGCAAACTCGAAGTACTACAAGTACGACGTCCCCGAGGCGAAAAAGCTGATGGCGGCTGCCGGCTACACCGGCTCAGAAGTCGCGTTGTACTACAACCAGGGCCAGCAGTACGGCACGCAGTATCTCCAGGTCGGCGAAGCCCTGGCCGGCATGTTCAACGACGGCGGCCTGAAGACCAAGTCAGACCCGCGCGAGTACCAGAACGACTGGCTGCCCAACTTCTACTACGGCTACGCTGCCGGCAACAAGGGCTTCACCGGCGTCAAGTGGATGGCCGAGCGCACCTACCCGACGGTGGCCTCGCAGCTCTTCGCGACGCTCCACAAGGATGGCCCCCGCTTTGTCGGCATGACGCCGACGGGCAACAACGCCCAGCAGGGCGACCCCAAGGTCAACGCTGACGTCGAGAAGATCCGGAACGAGTTCGACCTGGAGAAGCAGCAGGCGCTCGTGCATGACCTGCTGAGGTACATGGCCGGCAAGGCCTACTACATCCCGGTCCAGTTCCCCGTCGGGACGCCGGGATTCAGCCTCTACTGGCCGTGCGTCAGCAACCTCGGCGCCTATGTCGGCTTCGCCGGCAGCAACACGGCCGCGGAGACGGGCCTCCACCTCTGGATCGACACCACGAAGCCGCCTCTGGGGCCGGGGTAG